A window of bacterium contains these coding sequences:
- a CDS encoding site-2 protease family protein, with the protein MATHPLVLAMTLGAVIVATTCHEFAHAFVADRLGDPTARHLGRLSLNPLVHLDILGTLFFVLFGFGWAKPVPVNAANFQNPRQGMLQVALAGPLANITVAFLVGVLGRMVVPADSTLLLEVLALVAWINVILAIFNLIPIPPLDGSRILAAVLPAQQAYAYAQFQQYGVIVLMLLLYTGVVGRVMLPAARWLYAVSTGGFAGP; encoded by the coding sequence TTGGCGACACACCCGCTCGTGCTCGCGATGACCCTCGGGGCGGTCATCGTAGCGACGACGTGCCACGAATTCGCCCATGCCTTCGTCGCCGACCGCCTCGGCGATCCGACCGCCCGTCACCTGGGGCGGTTGAGCCTCAACCCGTTGGTGCACCTGGATATTCTGGGGACGCTGTTCTTCGTGTTGTTCGGGTTCGGCTGGGCCAAGCCCGTGCCGGTTAACGCCGCGAATTTTCAGAACCCGCGGCAGGGGATGCTCCAAGTGGCGCTTGCGGGGCCCCTGGCCAACATCACGGTGGCGTTTCTCGTCGGCGTGCTCGGCCGGATGGTCGTGCCCGCCGACTCGACGCTGCTGCTGGAGGTGCTGGCGCTCGTAGCGTGGATCAACGTGATCCTGGCGATCTTCAACCTCATCCCGATCCCCCCGCTGGACGGGTCGCGCATCCTGGCGGCGGTGCTGCCGGCGCAGCAGGCCTACGCGTATGCGCAGTTTCAACAGTACGGGGTGATCGTGCTGATGCTCCTGCTATACACCGGCGTCGTGGGGCGGGTGATGTTGCCCGCGGCGCGGTGGTTGTACGCGGTTAGCACCGGGGGCTTCGCGGGGCCGTAG
- the lysA gene encoding diaminopimelate decarboxylase, with protein MDTRPAVDERQQVLLGEARGGKLHIGGVPASQLASEFGTPLYVMDEDRIRERCRAYVDAARAHYPNPQVVYASKAFCCMAMCRLAYDEALYLDVVSSGELATALRAGVPASHLLVHGNNKTSEEMRDALDTGVGRIVVDNFYDLELLDALTRETGRTADVLLRLTPGIEPHTHEAIQTGGVDSKFGFGMLDGTARDAVARTLDIAGVRLRGIHCHIGSQIFDLDPFVQAAQAMVEFAAWMARDRKVVVEDLDLGGGPGVRYLPEDHPLAVPTFVEAVTAVVRRGAKQHGLPLPRLLIEPGRSIVGDMGLTLYTVGAIKPIRGVRTYVSVDGGMYENPRQALYQARYHSVLAERLDEPRAATVTIAGRCCESGDVLIWDARLPEPRAGDLLAVFSTGAYNFSMASNYNRYPRPAVVFVRGGRARVVVARETIDDVLARDVPPA; from the coding sequence GTGGACACGAGACCGGCGGTCGATGAACGGCAGCAGGTGCTCCTCGGCGAGGCGCGAGGAGGCAAGCTCCACATCGGCGGCGTTCCCGCGTCCCAGCTCGCCAGCGAGTTCGGGACTCCGTTGTACGTCATGGACGAAGACCGGATTCGCGAGCGGTGCCGGGCCTACGTCGACGCGGCCCGGGCGCACTACCCGAACCCGCAGGTCGTGTACGCAAGCAAGGCGTTTTGCTGCATGGCGATGTGTCGGCTGGCCTACGACGAGGCGCTTTACCTGGACGTGGTGTCCTCTGGGGAGTTGGCCACGGCCCTCCGCGCCGGTGTCCCCGCTTCGCACCTCCTGGTGCACGGGAACAACAAGACGTCCGAGGAGATGCGGGACGCGCTCGACACGGGGGTCGGTCGGATCGTGGTGGACAACTTCTACGATCTGGAACTGCTCGACGCGCTGACGCGGGAGACGGGGCGGACCGCCGACGTGCTCCTGCGCCTTACGCCGGGGATCGAGCCACATACCCACGAGGCGATCCAGACGGGCGGCGTGGACAGCAAATTTGGGTTCGGGATGCTGGACGGGACCGCGCGCGATGCCGTGGCGCGGACCCTCGACATAGCGGGGGTGCGTCTGCGCGGCATTCACTGTCACATCGGGTCGCAGATCTTTGACCTCGATCCGTTCGTGCAGGCGGCCCAGGCGATGGTCGAGTTTGCCGCGTGGATGGCGCGAGACCGCAAGGTCGTGGTCGAGGATCTCGACCTCGGCGGCGGGCCGGGCGTGCGCTACCTGCCCGAGGACCATCCGCTCGCGGTTCCGACGTTTGTCGAGGCGGTGACGGCGGTCGTGCGGCGGGGCGCGAAGCAGCACGGGCTCCCGCTGCCGCGGCTGCTCATCGAGCCGGGACGTTCGATCGTCGGCGACATGGGCCTGACGCTGTACACGGTCGGCGCAATCAAGCCGATCCGCGGGGTGCGCACGTACGTGTCGGTCGACGGAGGGATGTACGAAAACCCGCGCCAGGCGCTCTACCAGGCGCGGTATCATAGCGTACTTGCCGAGCGTCTCGACGAACCCCGCGCGGCGACCGTGACGATCGCCGGCCGCTGCTGCGAGTCGGGCGACGTGTTGATCTGGGACGCCCGGCTGCCGGAACCCCGCGCCGGCGATCTGCTCGCGGTGTTCAGCACGGGCGCGTACAATTTTTCGATGGCCAGCAACTACAATCGCTATCCGCGTCCCGCGGTGGTGTTCGTGCGCGGCGGCCGCGCGCGCGTGGTCGTGGCGCGGGAAACGATCGACGACGTGCTGGCGCGGGACGTTCCGCCCGCATAG